The Caldisericia bacterium sequence CCTTTGTGGTTTCCATTCGTCTTTCCCTTTTTCAATGATTTCTAAAGCTTCGATCAGAGTTTTTCTTCCAATAGAGATTAATTTTTCCCTTAGTTCTGTGTATGTTTCCTCCCCTGAAAGGGGAATTCTTCTTATCATCAAAACATCTCCCTCATCCACTCCCTCTGTTATTTTCATTATACTTACACCACTTTCCCTCTCCTTGTTGAGAATCTGCCACCTTATAGGGTTTGGTCCTCTATACCTTGGAAGTATTGATGGGTGAACATTTATTATCCCTTTTTTAAATAGATTTATCACCTCACCGGGTATAATCTTTCCAAATGATACCACAATACCAAGATCCCAGAGAGAATCTTCAAGATAATCATACATATCACTGGATTTCTTGATTTCCACAAAAGGAATCCCCTCTTTATTTGCAAGTTCCTTTACTGGGTTTGGAAGTATCTTTTTTCCTCTACCTCTTGGTTTATCCTGTGTTGTTATTACAAGGGAGACTTCTTTGTTTTCTTTCAATAACTCCTCTAAAAATGGAAGAGAAAAATCATCTGAACCAAAAAAAACTATTTTCATGCCACCTTTTTCAACAACTCCTCAGGCACTTCGTATCCTTCCTCTATTCTCAATCTTCTTACATCTTTTACTCTATCAATAAAGAGGATACCGTCAAGATGGTCAATTTCGTGTTGAATTATCACAGAAGATAATCCCTCTTTTGTGAGTTTAATCTTTTTCCCAGTCTTACTTAATCCCTCAACCACAATCCTTTCTGCCCTCTCAACATCTCCATAAACTCCTGGAATTGATAAACATCCCTCTTCAAACGTGATCCTCCCCTCTCTCTTTAAAATCTTTGGATTTATTATGGATTTTGTTTTTCCATCCTCTTTGTATATTAAAACCCTTA is a genomic window containing:
- the fmt gene encoding methionyl-tRNA formyltransferase translates to MKIVFFGSDDFSLPFLEELLKENKEVSLVITTQDKPRGRGKKILPNPVKELANKEGIPFVEIKKSSDMYDYLEDSLWDLGIVVSFGKIIPGEVINLFKKGIINVHPSILPRYRGPNPIRWQILNKERESGVSIMKITEGVDEGDVLMIRRIPLSGEETYTELREKLISIGRKTLIEALEIIEKGKDEWKPQRGEISYAPKFKRDFERIDWHEDGEKIKRKILALSKEPGAYSIFRGKRLKILKADIEEDESKNP